The Sphingopyxis sp. YR583 DNA segment CGCGAAGAGGATAATCGAAAGGCTGCGAGGGAAGATCAAAATCATTTCGTCAACGCCTGAAGGCACGGAAATTTGCATCACCCTGCCCGCAGCCTTTGCAGCGACTTCGTCGATCGAAATCGATGAATTGCAAGCACGCTTGCACGGGTGGGCGCTTCTCGATTTCGATCAGCGAGGCGATTTCGAGGCGAGACTGGCTGCGGCCGGCAGCGTCAAGGAAAGAAGCATCGCGCTGACCTATGACGACACCACCGTCACGCGCGGTCGTCTCAGCGACCTTGTCGCGATGGTCTTGATCAAGCCCGCGTGCCGCGAATTTCTCGAGCATCCGCTTCTCGCAGAGCCGTCAAAGTAGGTTTAGCTCGTTCGCGCGTTCGACGATCTTGCGGTTATGCGGCGCGTCGAGTTTGCGTCGCAGCTCCGCAATGTGAAAGGAGACGGTCGGCGGCGCGATCGCGAGGCGGTAGGCGATCTCCTTGTTCGTCTCCCCTTGCGCCAGATAATGGAGAATTGCCATCTGCCGGGAAGATAGCGCGACCGGCGGCTGCTGAAACTTGCCAAGCGCCTCTGTGATGTGCGGAGAAATATATACCTCGCCCGCCAGCGCCGCATCGCAAGCTGCGACAATATGATCAAGCGGGTCGGACTTACTGACCACTGCCCGCGCGCCAAGCTTGAGCGCGGAATGGATCTCGCCCAGATGCGTCTCGCCCGTCAGGATGATCACCGTCATGTCGCGCGATCCGACAACTTCCGCCAAGACGTTGATCCCGCGAACGTCGGGCAGATTGAGGTCGAGGATAACGAGATCGACGGGTTGCGACTGAACAAACGCATTTACCGTCGCACCGCGATCGAGCGCGCCCACCACGGCGTAGCGATCGAGCGATGCAAACAGGAACCGGAGTCCGCTCTGGGTAATGCGGTGGTCATCCACGATCAGAATATTGTGTATCATCGTCATGCCCGCAAGCCGCTCCCCGAAAAGCTTTTCGGCAGTTCATGCCGTCACCGCAACCCGAATTAATGCGGGGTCCGCTCAAGACTGGCTGCTGCCTTCAAGAGGGGAAGTTGCGACACCAAAATGTTGAAATGGCCGATGGCGGACGAACAGCTTTTTGAAAAACGCTCCGAAGAGCGGCCATATGTAGCATCTCACTATTCGCACTTCTTGCCATGCCTTACTCACCCTGCCAGTTTCGGGAGATGGACGAATTTTCAAACGACGCCACGGTGATCCGCATCCGTGCAAGTTTCGCCAAACAAGGCCTGATGACCACCCTTGGAGCGATGCTGGGCGAGATCAGGCCGGGATCTGTCGAGGTCATCCTGCCGGTTTCGCGCTCGGTTTCGCAGCAACATGGATTTGTCCATGGCGGCGCCGTCAGTGCGATCGCCGACACGGCTGCGGGATATTCAGCCCTGAGCCTTATGCCGGCAGGCCGCGGCGTTCTGACCACGGAGTTCAAGATTAATCTCGTCGCACCGGCGGCTGGCGATCTCATTATTGCACGGGGCCGCGTCGTGAAGGCGGGCCGAACCCTGACGCTCGTGCAGGCCGAGGTGTTCGCCGATCGTTCCGGCGATCAAAAGCTGGTCGCGTTGCTGACAGCAACGATGATGAGCCTCGAAGATCGGGACGACATTGTCGACTAGCAGACACTGCGCCTGACCGTTCAAATGACCTGGCCGCCCGAATGTGGCAACGTCCGAAAATGCAGATTCATCTTGTCCCCGGCTTCATGTTCGAGTTCGATCTCTGGAGCGGCATGCTGCCCGCCTTCTCCAAGCTGGGCGAGGTGGTACATGTCGATACGACACGCGACGCGTCGATTGCTGAAAGCCGGGAAATGCATGAGCATATCCCGCTATCGACCATGATCCTGATCGATCATTGCGGACATTTGATCCCCCTGGAACAGCCAAGCCTTCTTGCTGACTCAATCTCGAAGTCTCTGACACCGGGGCGCTAGTGGCCGTTTGCATACGGTCCGCTTTTAGCTCAAAATTTCAAAAAGCGGTCGTCAGCCGGGCTATATATTCGCAAAAGAGAAACCTTCTAGCAGATTTGTGCGCTGCAGCGTAAGGCGCGATCATGAGGATCGCGATTATCGATACCAGCACGACGCGCGCCGCCATCATATCGGATGGTCTGCGCGAGGCTGGTCTCGACGACCTCGTGCTGATTGATCCGGCGGGCGCTGTCGTTGCCCAAATCGAGGCCGCGAAACCCGAAGTCATATTGGTCAATCTCGAAAACCCGAGCCGTGACCTGCTCGAAGATTTCTTTGCGATGTCGCGCGCGCTCGCGCGGCCGATCGCGATGTTTGTGGATCAGAGCGACGCCGAAGCGACCGGTGCGGCCATCGACGCGGGCGTTTCGGCCTATGTTGTCGACGGACTGTCGAAACAGCGCATCAAGCCGGTCATCGATCTCGCCGTCCGGAGGTTCCAAGCCTTTTCGCGGCTCCAGCGCGAACTCGACGATGCCAAAAATGCATTGGTCGAGCGCTCAACGATCGATCGAGCCAAGGCGATCCTGATGAAACGGCGCCATATCGACGAACCCGCAGCCTACGCCCTATTGCGAAAACAGGCGATGAGCACGAACCGCCGGATCGCCGAGATTGCCGAAGCCATCGTGACGAGCGACGCGCTCCTGGGAGATATGGAATGAGCGCCGAAACCTTCCGTATCGGTTTCCTGCCCCTCGTCGACGCCGCTTTGCCGATCCTCGCGCACGAACTGGGCTTCGCAGCGCGCGAAGGCGTGGCCATCGAACTCATCCGCGACATGACCTGGGCGACGGTGCGCGACCGGTTGCTCTACGGGCATACCGACGCCGCACACATGATCGCGCCGTTGGCAATCGCGACTGCGCTGGGCCGCGATCGCCCCGCGGTGCCGATGGCGGTCCCGTTCGTGCTCGGGCTCAACGGCAATGCAGTGACCTTTTCCACCCCGCTCGCAAAGGATGTCGGGTTGGGCGAAACGCTGGGCGATCCGGCCATCATCGGCGCAGCGTTGCAGAGGGTGGCGGCGGAGCGCAAAATTGCCGGGAAGCCGCTGCGCTTCGGCGTCGTCCATCGCTATTCGAGCCATAATTATATGCTGCGATACTGGCTCGCGGGCGTCGGCATCCGCCCCGATACCCACATCGAGATCGTCGTCACCAGCCCGCCCTTCGCCGCCGATGCGCTCGCGGCGGGCGAGGTCGACGGCATATGCGTGGGCGAGCCATGGAACTCGATCGCGGTCGAGCGCGGCGTCGGCCATATCGCGCTCGCGACCGCGCAAATCTGGCGGCGCGGCGTCGAGAAGGTGCTCGCGATGCGCGAGGCTGTCGCCGAGGAGCGGCGTGACGCCGTCGAGGCGCTGCTCCGAGCGCTCCATGCCGCGGCTGCCCATTTCGTCAAGCCCGGCACGGCGGACGAAAGCGCCACAATCTTGGCCCGCCCCGAATATCTGGATGCCCCGCACGATGCGGTGCTCCGCGCGATCACCGATCGCATCCGCCTCGTCCCCGGCGGTGAGCCGATCCACTATCCCGATTTCATGTTCCAGCATCGCGAAGCGGCAAACTTCCCGTGGCGCAGCCAGGCCGCGTGGCTTTATTCGCAGATGCTGCGCTGGGACCATCTCCCCTATTCCGCAGCCGACGCCGCGACGGCGGCGGCGGTGT contains these protein-coding regions:
- a CDS encoding response regulator gives rise to the protein MTMIHNILIVDDHRITQSGLRFLFASLDRYAVVGALDRGATVNAFVQSQPVDLVILDLNLPDVRGINVLAEVVGSRDMTVIILTGETHLGEIHSALKLGARAVVSKSDPLDHIVAACDAALAGEVYISPHITEALGKFQQPPVALSSRQMAILHYLAQGETNKEIAYRLAIAPPTVSFHIAELRRKLDAPHNRKIVERANELNLL
- a CDS encoding PaaI family thioesterase, which produces MDEFSNDATVIRIRASFAKQGLMTTLGAMLGEIRPGSVEVILPVSRSVSQQHGFVHGGAVSAIADTAAGYSALSLMPAGRGVLTTEFKINLVAPAAGDLIIARGRVVKAGRTLTLVQAEVFADRSGDQKLVALLTATMMSLEDRDDIVD
- a CDS encoding alpha/beta fold hydrolase, producing MQIHLVPGFMFEFDLWSGMLPAFSKLGEVVHVDTTRDASIAESREMHEHIPLSTMILIDHCGHLIPLEQPSLLADSISKSLTPGR
- a CDS encoding ANTAR domain-containing response regulator, encoding MRIAIIDTSTTRAAIISDGLREAGLDDLVLIDPAGAVVAQIEAAKPEVILVNLENPSRDLLEDFFAMSRALARPIAMFVDQSDAEATGAAIDAGVSAYVVDGLSKQRIKPVIDLAVRRFQAFSRLQRELDDAKNALVERSTIDRAKAILMKRRHIDEPAAYALLRKQAMSTNRRIAEIAEAIVTSDALLGDME
- a CDS encoding CmpA/NrtA family ABC transporter substrate-binding protein, whose amino-acid sequence is MSAETFRIGFLPLVDAALPILAHELGFAAREGVAIELIRDMTWATVRDRLLYGHTDAAHMIAPLAIATALGRDRPAVPMAVPFVLGLNGNAVTFSTPLAKDVGLGETLGDPAIIGAALQRVAAERKIAGKPLRFGVVHRYSSHNYMLRYWLAGVGIRPDTHIEIVVTSPPFAADALAAGEVDGICVGEPWNSIAVERGVGHIALATAQIWRRGVEKVLAMREAVAEERRDAVEALLRALHAAAAHFVKPGTADESATILARPEYLDAPHDAVLRAITDRIRLVPGGEPIHYPDFMFQHREAANFPWRSQAAWLYSQMLRWDHLPYSAADAATAAAVFRPDIYRAALAGSGAPLPGASSKLEGGIDTPLGAGSVQGRLLLGSDRFFDGRAFDPDDIQGYLSDLP